In Nicotiana tabacum cultivar K326 chromosome 17, ASM71507v2, whole genome shotgun sequence, one DNA window encodes the following:
- the LOC107794291 gene encoding mediator of RNA polymerase II transcription subunit 4, whose product MLQNAQHQLLQSPARLGLPTPSSPSLQNPTTPPKFSSQLSQHLQPHQQANILTTSTTSSTLLPLLPPLSRAQSLLIQMASLSSRLFEVSPNRSHWLSAFRGSFPSFLPSAAPVPQDSYPSSSKEILSVFTSLQTQLFEAVAELQEILDLQDEKQKVTREIRSNDSAILAFANKLKGAERVLDNLVDDYSDYRRPKRVKLENDIDESSVTTVATQLKLSDILSYAHRISYTTFAPPEFGAGQAPLRGALPPAPQDEQMRASQLYNFANLDVGLPKIDDDKEKIIEPLIEPSADITNLSAIPGLIPPNIIVPSGWKPGMPVELPTDLPLPPPGWKPGDPIALPPVDSLPLPPKVEEAPARPVPPPGLPRMPEPIQVRHVQLDIEDDSSDYSSEASSDSED is encoded by the coding sequence ATGTTACAGAATGCTCAACACCAACTTCTGCAATCGCCGGCCCGGCTTGGCCTGCCAACTCCTAGTTCACCTTCTCTTCAAAACCCAACCACTCCTCCTAAGTTCTCCTCGCAATTGTCACAACATCTTcaacctcatcaacaggcaaatATATTAACTACCAGTACCACCTCATCAACACTGCTTCCTCTTCTCCCACCTCTCTCTAGAGCTCAGTCTCTTCTCATTCAAATGGCATCTCTTTCTTCAAGACTCTTTGAAGTCTCACCTAACCGATCCCATTGGCTTAGTGCTTTTCGAGGCTCTTTCCCTTCATTTTTGCCTTCTGCAGCACCGGTTCCTCAAGATTCCTACCCATCGTCCTCAAAAGAAATCCTTTCTGTGTTTACTTCTCTTCAGACACAGCTGTTTGAAGCAGTTGCCGAATTGCAAGAAATTCTTGATCTTCAAGATGAGAAGCAAAAAGTCACCCGTGAAATTAGGTCAAATGATTCTGCAATTCTTGCTTTCGCCAATAAACTCAAAGGAGCTGAGCGTGTTCTTGACAATCTTGTTGACGATTACTCTGATTATCGCCGTCCCAAACGGGTGAAGTTGGAAAATGATATTGATGAATCTTCAGTAACAACTGTAGCAACCCAGTTGAAATTATCTGACATATTGTCATATGCTCATAGGATAAGCTACACTACTTTTGCTCCACCTGAATTTGGTGCTGGACAGGCTCCTCTTCGGGGAGCACTCCCACCTGCTCCACAGGACGAGCAAATGCGTGCATCTCAATTATATAATTTTGCCAATCTCGATGTTGGTTTACCTAAAATAGATGATGACAAAGAGAAGATCATTGAGCCGCTCATTGAACCTTCAGCAGATATTACCAATCTTTCAGCAATTCCAGGCCTCATCCCTCCAAATATCATAGTGCCATCTGGATGGAAACCTGGTATGCCTGTCGAGTTGCCCACTGACCTCCCACTTCCTCCACCTGGGTGGAAGCCTGGTGACCCAATTGCTCTCCCTCCAGTTGATTCTCTTCCACTTCCTCCAAAAGTGGAGGAAGCGCCAGCACGACCAGTACCTCCTCCAGGACTGCCAAGAATGCCCGAGCCAATACAGGTTCGGCATGTGCAGCTTGATATTGAGGACGATAGTAGCGATTATAGTTCTGAGGCCAGCTCTGATAGTGAAGATTGA
- the LOC107794292 gene encoding peroxidase 63 encodes MALKMLLFLCISALLSTPSLSQRHSPLNTAYYRKSCPRFEQIMEETTTNKQITSPTTAAATLRLFFHDCFVGGCDASVLVSSTPFNKAERDAEINLSLPGDGFDVVVRAKTALELSCPGIVSCSDILAVAARNLVVQTGGPFYPVKLGRKDSFVSKASLVEGNLPRPTMPMDQIIKIFESRGFYIQEMVALSGAHTIGFSHCKEFNSDLYNYNKTSQADPSYNPRFAQALKDACGNSQKDPTLSVFNDIMTPNKFDNMYYQNLPKGLGLLSSDRGLFSDPRTRIHVEEYVRDQNAFFKAFASAMQKLSEHGVKIGKRGEIRHRCDAFNN; translated from the coding sequence ATGGCTTTAAAAATGCTTCTTTTTCTATGCATCTCTGCCTTATTAAGTACTCCCTCTTTATCCCAGCGCCATTCGCCCCTAAACACTGCTTATTACCGTAAATCATGCCCAAGATTTGAGCAGATAATGGAAGAAACCACTACAAACAAACAGATCACTTCCCCTACTACCGCCGCCGCCACTCTCCGCCTCTTCTTCCACGACTGCTTCGTCGGCGGCTGTGACGCCTCCGTCCTCGTTTCCTCCACTCCCTTCAACAAAGCAGAGCGTGACGCCGAAATCAACCTCTCTCTCCCCGGCGACGGCTTCGACGTGGTCGTACGCGCCAAGACAGCGCTTGAACTTTCCTGCCCAGGTATCGTCTCTTGTTCCGATATTCTCGCCGTCGCTGCTCGGAACCTCGTCGTCCAAACCGGCGGCCCGTTTTATCCAGTTAAATTGGGCCGTAAAGATTCTTTTGTATCCAAAGCCTCATTAGTAGAAGGAAATCTGCCCCGGCCCACAATGCCGATGGATCAAATCATTAAGATTTTCGAGTCCAGAGGATTTTATATCCAAGAAATGGTAGCATTATCTGGAGCTCACACAATTGGATTTTCCCACTGTAAAGAGTTCAACTCAGATCTTTATAACTACAACAAGACTTCACAAGCTGACCCTTCGTACAATCCGAGGTTTGCTCAAGCTTTGAAAGATGCTTGTGGTAATTCCCAGAAAGATCCAACATTATCAGTGTTCAACGATATAATGACTCCTAACAAATTCGACAATATGTATTATCAGAACTTGCCAAAGGGTTTGGGTTTGTTGTCTTCAGACCGTGGTCTGTTTTCAGATCCGAGGACGAGAATTCACGTTGAAGAATATGTTAGAGATCAGAATGCATTTTTTAAGGCATTTGCTTCAGCAATGCAGAAGCTTAGTGAACATGGTGTTAAAATTGGTAAACGTGGTGAGATCAGGCACAGGTGTGACGCTTTCAACAATTGA